One window of the Chloroflexota bacterium genome contains the following:
- a CDS encoding ABC transporter ATP-binding protein: MSQTTSPVTAQSTNGTDTPLLEINDLRTYYFLERGTVKAVDGVDLHLGHRSTLGVVGESGCGKSVTARSVMRLIQSPPGRIVSGEILLRPKDGPVVDITRLDPKGPEMRSIRGSDIAMIFQEPMTSLNPLYTVGAQIAEAVELHQKVSHDEAMDRALEMLEKVRIGDPEQRLTQYPHQLSGGMRQRVMIAMALSCNPLILIADEPTTALDVTVQAQILDLMRELQEDFGSSIILITHNLGVVSQTADYVAVMYVGKIVEYTDVRTLFHAPLHPYTTGLLNSVPVFGRKERKKLIPIEGMVPSPTEQIVGCAFAPRCPLAEEICHREEPELKQVAPGHLVACWVR; encoded by the coding sequence ATGAGCCAGACAACTTCGCCTGTGACGGCCCAATCAACCAACGGAACCGATACCCCGCTGCTTGAGATCAATGACCTGCGAACCTACTATTTCCTGGAGCGAGGTACCGTCAAGGCGGTTGATGGCGTCGACCTCCACCTGGGACATCGCTCTACCCTGGGCGTGGTAGGCGAGAGTGGTTGCGGCAAAAGCGTCACGGCCCGCTCTGTGATGCGGCTCATTCAATCCCCACCAGGCCGTATCGTCAGCGGGGAAATCCTGCTGCGACCCAAAGATGGGCCGGTCGTCGATATCACCAGGCTGGATCCCAAGGGTCCCGAGATGCGCAGTATCCGCGGTTCGGACATCGCCATGATCTTCCAGGAACCGATGACCTCGTTGAATCCCCTGTACACCGTGGGGGCGCAAATCGCCGAGGCGGTTGAGCTGCACCAGAAGGTCAGCCACGACGAGGCAATGGACCGGGCGCTGGAGATGCTGGAAAAGGTACGCATCGGTGATCCGGAGCAGCGCCTGACCCAATATCCCCACCAGCTGAGCGGTGGCATGCGCCAGCGTGTTATGATCGCCATGGCCCTCTCCTGCAATCCCCTTATCCTGATTGCAGATGAGCCCACAACGGCACTGGATGTAACCGTTCAGGCCCAGATCCTCGATCTGATGCGAGAGCTCCAGGAAGATTTCGGCTCCTCCATTATCCTGATTACCCACAACCTTGGGGTCGTTTCCCAGACGGCCGACTACGTGGCGGTCATGTACGTGGGCAAGATCGTGGAATACACCGATGTGCGTACACTTTTCCATGCACCCCTCCACCCCTATACAACCGGACTGCTCAATTCGGTTCCGGTATTCGGCCGCAAGGAACGCAAAAAACTGATTCCGATCGAAGGCATGGTCCCCAGCCCGACCGAACAGATCGTAGGTTGCGCATTTGCACCCCGATGCCCGCTTGCCGAGGAGATCTGTCACCGGGAAGAACCTGAGCTTAAGCAGGTCGCGCCCGGCCATCTGGTGGCCTGTTGGGTGCGCTGA
- a CDS encoding response regulator — protein sequence MTTDASTVLIVEADQATRELYQRELGRVYHVLSSQNARDAYLLLENREVAAVVLEPVLPDDDGWTLLTAISTWKSNESTPIPVIICTAIDERRRGLQLGAASYLVKPVPPNTLLEAVEQAMKSHQKKPVEAEDHAAVLQPREASASQTHL from the coding sequence ATGACCACGGATGCATCCACGGTTCTCATTGTAGAGGCCGATCAAGCTACCCGAGAGCTTTACCAACGCGAGTTGGGTCGCGTCTACCATGTCCTTAGCAGCCAAAATGCCAGGGACGCCTATCTACTGCTGGAAAACAGGGAAGTTGCGGCCGTCGTGCTCGAGCCGGTGCTGCCAGATGATGACGGGTGGACATTATTGACCGCTATTTCGACCTGGAAGAGCAACGAGTCAACCCCCATTCCTGTGATTATCTGCACCGCCATCGACGAACGACGCCGCGGCCTTCAGCTCGGGGCAGCGAGCTACCTGGTGAAACCGGTCCCCCCCAACACCTTGCTTGAAGCCGTGGAACAGGCGATGAAGTCCCATCAGAAAAAACCTGTCGAGGCGGAGGACCACGCCGCCGTTCTTCAGCCGCGCGAAGCTTCGGCCAGCCAAACCCACCTATGA
- a CDS encoding pentapeptide repeat-containing protein: MERRTPDGDATGESSALSDRYTWRNRVEPLKRKNRRRFILSGLAILAAVVALFLAITLPRSWHVVQTRDSQGESAMFIVRKATLPKDCPRHCAGYDWSHANLSGADLSHADLQGTILRHAELRDTKLLFSNLSGADLERAELRESKLLNADLEGANLRNADLFRADLRDTNLDQADLRNANLFEAELVVASIRWADMRGTDLTGANMRKVVAREVLLNGADLTNAILTGALMIEADLQNSTLDGADLRFADLRDANLAGASLRGARYNSRTKWPDGFDPESHGALYRN, from the coding sequence ATGGAAAGAAGAACACCTGACGGTGATGCAACAGGAGAATCCTCTGCCCTTAGCGATCGCTACACCTGGCGAAACCGGGTGGAACCGCTGAAAAGGAAAAACCGCAGGCGTTTCATCCTGAGCGGCCTGGCAATTCTGGCCGCCGTCGTCGCTCTCTTCCTCGCGATTACTCTGCCACGAAGTTGGCACGTGGTGCAGACGCGTGACAGCCAGGGCGAATCAGCGATGTTCATCGTTCGAAAAGCCACCCTGCCGAAAGACTGCCCGCGCCATTGCGCCGGATACGATTGGAGCCACGCCAATCTCAGTGGCGCAGACCTGAGCCATGCCGACCTGCAAGGTACGATCTTGCGCCATGCCGAATTGCGCGACACCAAATTGCTCTTCTCAAATCTAAGTGGCGCAGACCTGGAACGGGCCGAGTTGCGTGAGAGCAAGCTTCTGAATGCCGATCTGGAAGGTGCCAACCTGCGCAACGCAGATCTATTCCGGGCCGACCTGCGCGACACCAACCTGGACCAGGCCGATCTACGAAATGCCAACCTTTTCGAAGCTGAGCTTGTCGTCGCCAGTATCCGCTGGGCCGACATGCGAGGAACAGACCTGACCGGCGCCAACATGCGAAAGGTCGTCGCTCGCGAGGTGCTGCTGAACGGGGCCGATCTGACCAACGCCATTCTGACCGGCGCTTTGATGATCGAGGCGGATTTGCAAAACTCCACTCTCGACGGCGCGGACCTGCGTTTTGCCGACCTGCGAGACGCCAACCTTGCGGGGGCAAGTCTCCGTGGCGCTCGCTACAATAGCCGCACCAAATGGCCAGATGGCTTCGATCCTGAGAGTCATGGCGCTCTGTACCGGAACTGA
- a CDS encoding ABC transporter substrate-binding protein: MKKSVTIMLAMLIVLSMLISCVPAAPPEVVEKIVEVEKIVMETVEVEVEKIVQEVVEIQGAIPYPDGAPLTIGREPKKFNLDEMIVYKALDEYSQPEWMDALVEDGTLPPVAERLPAEPQVFLEGAMSNGLGEYGGMWRDFSACPTEGWNLGAGQTQGWFGINIIYQEALLKTGPIFLRGDAVLPFPNLAKDWEWSEDGLELTMNLIEGAKWSDGEDFNSEDVMFTWEHIILDTNVNSNTSRTTWQVDGQDITLEALDDYTIKWTFPVPFPVQKMFVMDDYDFNIVPEHIWAQYHPAFNSDADYDTFMTAWPPDRLPPVTMGPWVAVDYKTDEIMVLRRNPYYWKVDEAGKQLPYLDEVLFEKGTQGVGRTLGTLAGSIDHSNLENPGTFIETMKRQAEDDAHFYVEWGPETLGYYLQVNQSATLGVEDERDAALRELFRNVDFRRALSQAIDRDGLGQAVVRGPFLRPWAGGLFPGSPYFDKDSVVYYPYAPEATEKLLAGLGFEDTDGNGILNWTDGPLAGDDLVIALQAVEDQQASVEMAEALVALFNQVGIQINFRPVTSPTSRETNLAGNWEMEITRGAQEWAVPFTRADDIAPVTDQMPFWHVADAGERQLQPFEEELVRIVNEFKLEPNADRRQALMNEYNQIFTENLYDIGIVIGSYGLALAERFQNIPVGTPTFLYQWTWGNVQPDQVWVPEDQQLEQIRPNAIPLYGE, encoded by the coding sequence ATGAAGAAGTCAGTAACTATCATGCTGGCCATGCTCATCGTCCTGAGCATGCTCATCAGCTGTGTACCTGCTGCCCCGCCTGAGGTGGTCGAGAAGATCGTCGAGGTCGAAAAGATCGTCATGGAGACGGTCGAGGTCGAGGTCGAAAAGATCGTCCAGGAGGTCGTCGAGATCCAGGGAGCCATTCCCTATCCCGATGGCGCACCCCTGACCATTGGCCGCGAACCCAAGAAGTTCAACCTGGACGAGATGATCGTCTACAAGGCGCTGGACGAATACAGCCAGCCGGAGTGGATGGATGCGCTGGTAGAAGATGGCACCCTGCCCCCCGTGGCTGAACGATTGCCCGCCGAGCCCCAGGTCTTCCTGGAAGGGGCCATGTCCAATGGCCTGGGCGAATACGGCGGCATGTGGCGCGACTTCTCCGCCTGCCCCACCGAGGGCTGGAACCTGGGCGCCGGACAGACCCAGGGCTGGTTCGGCATCAACATCATCTACCAGGAGGCCTTGCTCAAAACCGGCCCCATCTTCCTGCGCGGCGATGCTGTCTTGCCTTTCCCCAACCTGGCCAAGGACTGGGAATGGTCGGAGGATGGCTTGGAACTGACCATGAACCTGATCGAGGGCGCCAAATGGTCCGACGGTGAGGACTTCAACAGCGAGGATGTGATGTTCACCTGGGAACACATCATCCTGGATACAAACGTCAATTCCAACACCTCCCGCACCACCTGGCAGGTCGACGGCCAGGATATCACCCTGGAGGCCCTGGACGACTACACCATCAAGTGGACCTTCCCCGTGCCCTTCCCGGTTCAGAAGATGTTCGTCATGGACGATTACGACTTCAATATCGTGCCGGAACACATCTGGGCACAGTACCATCCGGCCTTCAATTCCGATGCTGACTACGATACCTTCATGACCGCCTGGCCGCCCGACCGCCTGCCGCCGGTCACCATGGGTCCCTGGGTGGCCGTGGACTACAAGACCGATGAGATCATGGTCCTGCGCCGCAATCCCTACTACTGGAAGGTGGATGAAGCAGGCAAGCAGCTGCCCTACCTGGACGAAGTGTTGTTCGAGAAGGGCACCCAAGGCGTTGGCCGCACCCTGGGCACCCTGGCCGGCAGCATCGACCACAGCAACCTGGAGAACCCGGGCACCTTCATCGAGACCATGAAGCGCCAGGCCGAGGATGACGCTCACTTCTACGTGGAGTGGGGCCCTGAAACCCTGGGCTACTATCTGCAGGTCAACCAGTCAGCCACGCTGGGCGTTGAAGATGAGCGCGACGCGGCATTGCGCGAGCTGTTCCGCAACGTTGACTTCCGCCGGGCCCTCAGCCAGGCGATCGATCGTGATGGCCTGGGGCAGGCGGTGGTGCGCGGCCCCTTCCTGCGCCCCTGGGCAGGCGGCCTCTTCCCAGGCTCCCCCTACTTCGACAAGGACTCGGTGGTCTACTACCCCTACGCCCCTGAGGCCACCGAAAAACTACTGGCGGGACTGGGCTTCGAAGACACCGATGGCAATGGCATCCTCAACTGGACCGACGGGCCGCTGGCCGGCGACGACCTGGTGATCGCCCTGCAGGCAGTCGAGGATCAGCAGGCCTCCGTGGAGATGGCCGAAGCCCTGGTGGCTCTCTTCAACCAGGTTGGCATCCAGATCAACTTCCGGCCGGTGACTTCGCCTACTTCACGAGAAACCAACCTCGCCGGAAACTGGGAAATGGAAATCACCCGCGGCGCACAGGAATGGGCTGTACCCTTCACCCGGGCCGACGATATCGCGCCAGTGACCGACCAAATGCCTTTCTGGCACGTGGCTGACGCCGGCGAACGCCAGCTCCAGCCCTTCGAGGAAGAGCTGGTGCGCATTGTCAACGAGTTCAAGCTGGAGCCGAATGCTGACAGGCGCCAGGCGTTGATGAACGAGTACAACCAGATCTTCACCGAGAATCTGTACGACATCGGAATCGTGATCGGCAGCTACGGCCTTGCCCTGGCGGAACGCTTCCAGAACATCCCGGTTGGCACCCCCACCTTCCTCTACCAGTGGACCTGGGGCAACGTTCAACCGGACCAGGTCTGGGTACCAGAAGACCAGCAGTTGGAGCAGATCCGGCCCAACGCGATCCCGCTCTACGGAGAATGA